In one window of Hymenobacter nivis DNA:
- a CDS encoding bifunctional adenosylcobinamide kinase/adenosylcobinamide-phosphate guanylyltransferase, which translates to MLTYISGGQRSGKSRYAQELALTLSPNPVYLATSRAWDDDHRQRIARHVADRDDRWTTLEEEKYVSRLALAGRTVVLDCVTLWLTNFFADTKYDVETTLQEVKAEFDKLVQQDCTLIIISNEIGMGLHAPTEAGRKFADLQGWLNQHIAQRADRAIFMVSGLPLVVK; encoded by the coding sequence GTGCTGACCTACATTTCCGGCGGGCAGCGCTCGGGCAAGAGCCGCTATGCCCAGGAGCTGGCCCTGACGCTAAGCCCCAACCCCGTGTACCTAGCCACTTCGCGGGCCTGGGACGACGACCACCGCCAGCGCATTGCCCGGCACGTAGCAGACCGCGATGACCGCTGGACGACGCTGGAGGAGGAAAAGTACGTGAGCCGCCTAGCTTTGGCGGGCCGCACCGTGGTGCTAGATTGCGTAACGCTTTGGCTCACTAACTTCTTCGCCGATACGAAATACGATGTTGAAACAACGTTGCAAGAAGTAAAGGCAGAGTTTGATAAATTAGTGCAACAAGATTGCACTTTGATAATCATCTCCAACGAAATCGGGATGGGCCTGCACGCGCCCACCGAGGCCGGCCGCAAGTTTGCCGACCTGCAAGGCTGGCTGAACCAGCACATTGCCCAGCGCGCCGACCGCGCCATTTTTATGGTGTCGGGCCTACCGCTGGTAGTGAAGTAA
- a CDS encoding cob(I)yrinic acid a,c-diamide adenosyltransferase has protein sequence MKIYTKKGDAGTTGLFGGSRVPKDDVRVECMGDLDEANSTLGLLRVKLGPEHEWQPPLHKIQKDLMDMMSHLARPSDTKKANSNPLPTEGAQECEAWIDALEGAMTSPSDYFLLPGGNEISALCHVVRTQMRRGERRLVSLMATDAVHPAIPAYINRLSDLFFTLARAEMDKAGVAEEKWQLFLYKRFGSSAAPTAPAEPAVG, from the coding sequence ATGAAAATCTACACTAAAAAAGGTGACGCCGGCACGACCGGCCTCTTCGGTGGCTCGCGAGTGCCGAAGGACGATGTGCGCGTGGAGTGCATGGGCGACCTCGACGAGGCCAACTCGACCCTGGGCCTGCTGCGTGTGAAGCTGGGCCCCGAGCACGAATGGCAGCCGCCGCTGCACAAAATCCAGAAGGATTTGATGGACATGATGTCGCACCTAGCGCGGCCTTCTGATACCAAAAAGGCCAACAGCAACCCGCTGCCCACCGAAGGGGCCCAGGAGTGCGAGGCGTGGATTGACGCGCTGGAAGGCGCTATGACCTCGCCCTCCGACTACTTCCTGCTGCCGGGCGGCAACGAAATCTCGGCCCTCTGCCACGTGGTGCGCACCCAAATGCGCCGCGGCGAACGCCGCCTCGTCAGCCTGATGGCCACCGACGCCGTGCACCCCGCCATCCCGGCCTACATCAACCGCCTGTCGGACCTGTTTTTTACCCTGGCCCGCGCCGAGATGGACAAGGCCGGCGTGGCCGAAGAGAAGTGGCAGTTGTTTCTCTACAAGCGCTTTGGCAGCAGCGCCGCGCCCACGGCTCCCGCCGAGCCCGCCGTCGGATGA
- the cobT gene encoding nicotinate-nucleotide--dimethylbenzimidazole phosphoribosyltransferase, with product MNWNITAPDGTLAVAIAHKIDTKTKPLGALGQLEALARQVALVQQTLAPMLRQPHVLVFAADHGIAAAGVSQYPPEVTHQMVRNFAGGGAAINVFCRQNGLGLTIVDAGVRGSFADLPAVRDEKIAEGTQNFAQGPAMTAAQCAEALARGARLADELHAASTNVLGMGEMGIGNTSSAAVLMHLLTGRPLAECVGRGTGLDAAGLVRKLAVLTQAVGAHPALDAADPLAVLATFGGFEIAQMAGALLRAAEHRMLLLIDGFIASAALLVAARLAPKILSYCVFCHESDEQGHRLLLAELGGQPLLRLGLRLGEGTGCALAYPLVQAAVNFLNDMASFESAGVSNDSGK from the coding sequence ATGAACTGGAACATCACCGCGCCCGACGGGACCCTGGCCGTCGCCATTGCCCATAAAATCGATACCAAAACCAAGCCCCTGGGGGCCCTGGGCCAGCTCGAAGCCCTGGCCCGGCAGGTAGCACTGGTGCAGCAAACCCTGGCGCCGATGCTGCGCCAGCCGCACGTGCTGGTGTTTGCAGCCGACCACGGCATTGCTGCGGCCGGTGTGAGCCAGTACCCGCCCGAGGTGACGCACCAGATGGTGCGCAACTTCGCCGGCGGTGGGGCAGCCATCAACGTGTTTTGCCGCCAGAACGGCCTGGGCCTGACCATTGTGGACGCCGGCGTGCGCGGCTCCTTCGCCGATCTGCCCGCCGTGCGCGACGAGAAAATTGCCGAAGGCACCCAAAACTTCGCCCAGGGCCCCGCCATGACCGCCGCCCAGTGCGCCGAGGCCCTGGCCCGCGGCGCCCGCCTGGCCGACGAGCTGCACGCCGCCAGCACCAATGTGCTGGGAATGGGGGAGATGGGCATCGGCAACACGTCATCTGCGGCCGTACTGATGCACCTGCTTACGGGCCGGCCGCTGGCCGAGTGCGTGGGCCGCGGCACCGGCCTCGACGCGGCCGGCCTGGTCCGCAAATTGGCCGTGCTCACGCAAGCCGTGGGGGCCCACCCGGCCCTCGACGCGGCTGACCCGCTGGCCGTGCTGGCCACATTCGGCGGCTTCGAGATTGCCCAAATGGCCGGGGCCCTGCTGCGCGCCGCCGAGCACCGGATGCTGCTGCTGATTGACGGCTTCATTGCCTCGGCGGCGCTGCTGGTGGCGGCGCGGCTGGCCCCGAAAATCCTGTCGTACTGCGTATTCTGCCACGAATCGGACGAGCAGGGGCACCGCCTGCTGCTGGCCGAGTTGGGTGGCCAGCCGCTGCTGCGCCTGGGCCTGCGCCTGGGCGAGGGCACGGGCTGTGCCCTGGCCTACCCGCTGGTGCAGGCCGCCGTCAATTTCCTGAACGACATGGCCTCGTTCGAAAGCGCGGGCGTGAGCAACGACTCCGGCAAGTGA
- a CDS encoding THUMP domain-containing class I SAM-dependent RNA methyltransferase: protein MHLTATTQFGLEELLADELYALGADITHVGSRAVEFIGDQRLLYETVLWSRLSMRLLCPLAGFYAPDERALYREVGRIDWSEYIGPGQTFAITAVVNKSTFEHSLFVAQLMKDAIVDQFRDRTGSRPDVDTRHPDIRLHLRMLENEVIISRDAAGDSLHRRGYRQATNDAPLNEVLAAGLVLLAGWDGKRPLIDPMCGSATILTEAGLIAQRIAPGLFHQGKFGFENWADFDADLWQQVRAEAEAQRLEEPQAYLAGSDIDPKVIDQAAQNITAAGLEDCIRLSVRDVKDAAAPAAEGPGLVVTNPPYGERIGEEAEMATFYKTIGDALKTNFQGYEAYVLTGNLDAAKTIGLKATRRIPLFNGPIDCRLLKYELYRGSRRAPASGNLTPSPGSYT from the coding sequence ATGCACCTCACCGCCACCACCCAGTTCGGCCTGGAAGAATTGCTTGCCGACGAGCTGTACGCCCTCGGGGCCGACATCACCCACGTAGGCAGCCGCGCCGTCGAATTCATTGGCGACCAGCGCCTGCTCTACGAAACCGTGCTCTGGAGCCGCCTCTCCATGCGCCTGCTGTGCCCGCTGGCCGGCTTCTACGCCCCCGACGAGCGGGCCCTGTACCGCGAGGTGGGCCGCATCGACTGGAGCGAGTACATCGGTCCGGGCCAAACCTTCGCCATCACGGCTGTGGTCAATAAGTCCACGTTTGAACACTCGCTGTTCGTGGCCCAGTTGATGAAGGACGCCATCGTGGACCAGTTCCGCGACCGCACCGGCAGCCGCCCCGACGTGGACACGCGCCACCCCGACATCCGCCTGCACCTGCGCATGCTGGAGAACGAGGTGATCATCAGCCGTGACGCCGCTGGCGACTCGCTGCACCGCCGCGGCTACCGCCAGGCTACCAACGACGCGCCTTTGAACGAGGTGCTGGCCGCTGGCTTAGTGCTGCTCGCCGGCTGGGACGGTAAAAGGCCGCTCATCGACCCCATGTGCGGCTCGGCCACCATCCTCACCGAGGCCGGCCTCATCGCGCAGCGCATCGCACCGGGCCTGTTTCACCAGGGCAAGTTTGGGTTTGAGAACTGGGCCGATTTCGACGCCGACCTCTGGCAGCAGGTGCGCGCCGAAGCCGAAGCTCAGCGCCTGGAAGAGCCCCAAGCGTACCTGGCCGGCTCCGACATCGACCCGAAAGTGATTGACCAAGCCGCCCAGAACATCACCGCCGCCGGCCTCGAAGACTGCATCCGCCTGTCGGTGCGCGACGTGAAGGACGCCGCCGCGCCCGCCGCCGAGGGCCCCGGCCTCGTCGTCACGAACCCGCCCTACGGCGAGCGCATTGGGGAGGAGGCCGAGATGGCCACCTTCTACAAAACCATCGGCGACGCGCTGAAAACCAACTTCCAGGGCTACGAAGCCTACGTGCTGACCGGCAACCTGGACGCAGCGAAGACCATCGGCTTGAAAGCCACCCGGCGCATCCCGCTGTTCAACGGGCCGATCGATTGCCGCCTGCTGAAGTACGAGCTGTACCGAGGAAGCCGGCGGGCCCCGGCCTCGGGGAACCTCACCCCCTCACCGGGATCATACACCTAG
- a CDS encoding AAA family ATPase has product MPEKNFYIIAGCNGAGKTTASFTILPEVLDCREFVNADEIARGLSPFQPEKVAFEAGRIMLHRIDELFARGETFAVETTLATKIYQQKIRVAQQHGYTVTLLYFWLSSLELAQARVATRVAEGGHCIAPEVIERRYWQGIRQLFSNYLTLVDDAFIFDNSSGKPVLLAESSASGFRISNDSLYQQLRNQYESRKAD; this is encoded by the coding sequence ATGCCCGAGAAGAATTTCTACATCATCGCCGGTTGCAACGGCGCGGGCAAAACCACGGCCTCGTTCACCATTTTGCCGGAGGTGCTGGATTGCCGCGAGTTTGTGAACGCTGACGAAATTGCCCGGGGCCTCTCGCCCTTCCAGCCCGAGAAAGTAGCCTTCGAAGCGGGCCGCATCATGCTGCACCGCATCGACGAGCTATTTGCCCGGGGCGAAACTTTCGCCGTTGAAACCACGCTGGCCACCAAAATTTACCAGCAGAAAATCCGCGTCGCCCAGCAACACGGCTACACCGTTACCCTGTTGTATTTTTGGCTGAGCAGCCTGGAACTGGCTCAGGCGCGCGTCGCTACGCGGGTAGCGGAAGGCGGCCATTGTATTGCCCCCGAAGTAATTGAGCGCCGGTATTGGCAAGGCATACGTCAGCTTTTTTCCAACTACTTGACACTGGTCGATGATGCGTTTATTTTCGATAATTCGAGTGGTAAGCCGGTTTTATTAGCTGAGAGTTCGGCCAGTGGCTTTCGCATTAGTAACGACAGTTTGTATCAGCAACTAAGAAACCAATATGAATCCAGAAAAGCAGATTGA
- a CDS encoding sugar MFS transporter produces the protein MATPVTTASAASTTAVPARSYAGPMVLMTSLFFLFGAVTNFNDVLMPYLKDICQLTDFQSTAVQFAFFGAYFLMSLPAGFVLKKLGYQRGIVVGLLVMAAGALLFVPAANSRTFGLFLTALGVLGAGITLLQVAANPYVSVLGPARGAAARVSVVGVANNFGGALSPLVGGLVLFGGSVALKAKLAALPLAERLGQEAQLVKGPYLGLAAFLVLLAGVFFFAVQLPDIESIPEEEALEARPVAAGRTSALAFPHLVLGIGAIFVYVGVEVGLGSLLIRYGESQNIAQLSGFTQSLVRGLNAATGWAGALFGQAPAAIDTSIGFTKAVGAVLVSSYWFGSLVGRVVGIPLLLRFPNRALLVTVCAAGAALVAASILSSGETALWLVVLCGLMNAIMWPVIFPLAITGLGPFTKQGSSYLIMAIVGGALIPPLMGWLATHGGGLRVAFVVPALCYVYLLFYALRGYRVR, from the coding sequence ATGGCTACTCCTGTTACTACTGCTTCTGCGGCTTCGACGACCGCGGTGCCGGCCCGCTCCTACGCGGGGCCCATGGTGCTCATGACGAGCTTGTTCTTCCTGTTTGGGGCCGTTACCAACTTCAACGACGTGCTGATGCCTTACCTCAAGGACATCTGCCAGCTCACCGATTTTCAGTCTACGGCCGTGCAGTTCGCCTTCTTCGGGGCCTACTTTCTGATGTCGCTGCCTGCCGGGTTTGTGCTGAAGAAGCTGGGCTACCAGCGCGGTATCGTGGTGGGCCTGCTCGTGATGGCGGCCGGGGCCCTGTTGTTCGTGCCGGCGGCCAACTCGCGCACGTTCGGGCTGTTCCTCACGGCGCTGGGAGTGCTGGGCGCGGGCATCACGCTGCTGCAAGTGGCGGCCAACCCCTACGTGAGCGTGCTGGGGCCCGCGCGCGGCGCGGCGGCCCGGGTGAGCGTGGTGGGGGTGGCCAACAACTTCGGCGGGGCCCTCTCGCCGTTGGTGGGCGGGCTGGTGCTGTTCGGCGGCTCGGTGGCCCTGAAGGCCAAGCTGGCGGCCCTGCCCCTGGCCGAGCGCCTGGGCCAGGAGGCACAGCTCGTGAAGGGGCCCTACCTGGGGCTGGCGGCGTTTCTGGTGCTGCTGGCGGGCGTATTTTTCTTCGCCGTGCAGCTGCCCGACATCGAGAGCATTCCTGAAGAAGAGGCCCTGGAGGCGCGGCCCGTAGCCGCCGGGCGCACGTCGGCCCTCGCTTTTCCGCACCTGGTGCTGGGCATTGGGGCCATTTTTGTGTACGTGGGCGTGGAAGTCGGACTAGGCTCGCTGCTGATTCGCTACGGCGAAAGCCAGAATATTGCGCAGCTGTCCGGCTTCACCCAGAGCCTGGTGCGCGGCCTGAACGCGGCCACGGGCTGGGCGGGGGCCCTGTTTGGGCAGGCACCGGCGGCCATTGATACGTCCATCGGCTTCACCAAGGCGGTGGGTGCGGTGCTTGTCTCGTCGTACTGGTTTGGCTCGCTGGTGGGGCGGGTGGTGGGCATCCCGCTGCTGCTGCGCTTCCCCAACCGGGCGCTGCTGGTAACAGTGTGCGCGGCCGGCGCGGCGCTGGTGGCGGCCAGCATCCTGAGCAGCGGCGAAACGGCCCTCTGGCTGGTGGTGCTCTGCGGGCTGATGAACGCCATCATGTGGCCAGTGATTTTCCCGCTGGCCATCACCGGGCTGGGGCCCTTCACCAAGCAGGGCTCGTCGTACCTCATCATGGCCATCGTGGGCGGGGCCCTCATTCCGCCGCTCATGGGTTGGCTGGCCACGCACGGCGGCGGACTGCGGGTGGCATTTGTGGTGCCAGCGCTATGCTACGTGTACTTGCTATTCTACGCCCTGCGCGGCTACCGGGTGCGGTAA
- the murB gene encoding UDP-N-acetylmuramate dehydrogenase gives MPHLEENVSLRPYNTFGLAVRARYFARFGSADELRALLALPRVQATEKLVLGGGSNLLFTQDFAGVVLKNEIRGLEILSENADDATTALVRAGAGESWHGLVEYALDQQLGGLENLSLIPGTVGAAPLQNIGAYGAELRDTFERLEAVEVATGALRTFGAAECGFGYRESVFKGPLKNQFVVTAVVLRLHRQARPNVRYGAIQDTLADFGIEGEPTMHDISRAVVHIRRSKLPDPAEIGNAGSFFKNPEVSQRKFDELKTQHPAIPGYPVPGGVKVPAGWLIEQAGWKGLRRGPGAGTHGVHDRQALVLVNHGEATGHELRLLAEEIIQSVRAQFGIELHPEVNIM, from the coding sequence ATGCCGCACCTCGAAGAAAACGTCTCCCTCCGCCCCTACAATACCTTCGGCCTCGCCGTGCGGGCTCGCTATTTCGCCCGTTTCGGCAGCGCCGACGAGCTGCGGGCCCTGCTGGCGCTGCCACGGGTGCAGGCCACCGAAAAACTCGTTCTGGGCGGCGGCTCCAACCTGCTCTTCACGCAGGATTTTGCCGGCGTGGTGCTGAAAAACGAGATTCGGGGCCTGGAAATCCTTTCCGAAAACGCCGACGACGCCACCACGGCCCTGGTGCGCGCCGGAGCCGGCGAAAGCTGGCACGGCCTGGTCGAGTACGCCCTGGACCAGCAGTTGGGTGGCCTCGAAAACCTCTCGCTCATCCCCGGCACGGTGGGCGCCGCGCCGCTGCAAAACATCGGCGCCTACGGGGCCGAGCTGCGCGATACCTTCGAGCGGCTCGAAGCTGTAGAGGTGGCCACCGGGGCCCTGCGCACGTTTGGGGCCGCCGAGTGCGGGTTTGGCTACCGCGAAAGCGTGTTCAAGGGCCCGCTCAAAAACCAGTTTGTGGTCACGGCCGTGGTGCTGCGCCTGCACCGCCAGGCCCGCCCCAACGTGCGGTACGGGGCCATCCAGGATACGCTGGCCGACTTTGGCATCGAGGGCGAGCCCACCATGCACGACATCAGCCGCGCCGTGGTGCACATCCGCCGCTCCAAGCTGCCCGACCCGGCCGAAATCGGCAACGCAGGCTCGTTCTTTAAGAACCCCGAAGTCTCGCAGCGCAAGTTCGACGAGCTGAAAACGCAGCACCCGGCCATCCCTGGCTACCCCGTACCCGGCGGCGTGAAGGTGCCCGCCGGCTGGCTCATCGAGCAGGCCGGCTGGAAAGGCCTGCGCCGGGGCCCCGGCGCGGGCACCCACGGCGTGCACGACCGCCAGGCCCTGGTATTGGTGAACCACGGCGAAGCTACCGGCCACGAGCTGCGCCTGCTAGCCGAGGAAATTATCCAGTCGGTGCGCGCCCAGTTCGGCATCGAGCTACACCCAGAGGTGAACATTATGTAG
- a CDS encoding endonuclease MutS2 codes for MLLPQNFEAKIGFTALRQRLEANCLSALGRQYVAKLEFQTKAEPLLKLLQQTNEFAFLLRSGADFPASHYYDPQVHFKRAALPGAFLDVSAFFEVKMSLRTIRQALVFFTQAPADQYPTLRLLGIGVQVDRNLMAALDKVVDDEGQVRDDASPLLRQLRQELIVRQGQLRRQLAGILRHAITEGWVPAGAEPTIRGGRLVLPVTAEHKRRVKGLIHDESATGQTVYIEPAAVFELNNDIKDLENAYQRELVRILMALTDQLRPHLPDLRRAYQYLGLLDFIRAKARLAVELNGQLPRLDPKPLLRWKRVRHPLLTLAYAEHKRLTGEVREVVPLDLELNYEQRMLVISGPNAGGKSVTLKTVGLVQYMLQLGLLIPCGDESEAGVFEDIFLDIGDEQSLENDLSTYSSHLLAMKQFLLLAGKKSMVLIDEFGTGTEPSLGGAIAEAVLEQFSRARTFGVITTHYTNLKNFAERTPGFVNGAMRYDPERLQPLYRLEVGKPGSSFAIEIARKIGLPKDLVERASQLVGKDKIRYDQLLEGLEQEKTELERHTAEAAKQERRLKKAAQEYADLKQHIEDTRLETLRAAKQEAKALLRDTNQQIEATIGEIRRGQADKEINKLAREKLDNFVRKELHIEPPKARATRELATAGGLQPGDKVALLGQDGYGELVGVKGKTAEVMFGGLKTLVKVSQLEKLGRAEIRDREQAAKAKTSRLSGGGPSGNGINITDRMAGFSPTLDLRGERAEEALTKTMSFVDDAVMLGMPEVKFVHGRGNGVLRQVVRDYLRSVKAVASVADEHADRGGDGVTLAVLK; via the coding sequence TTGCTACTCCCCCAAAATTTCGAAGCTAAAATTGGCTTTACCGCGCTGCGCCAGCGGCTCGAAGCCAACTGCTTATCGGCCCTGGGCCGCCAATACGTGGCCAAGCTGGAGTTCCAGACCAAGGCCGAACCGCTCCTGAAACTGCTGCAACAAACCAACGAGTTTGCCTTTCTGCTGCGGTCGGGGGCCGATTTTCCGGCCTCGCACTACTACGACCCGCAGGTACATTTCAAGCGAGCGGCCCTGCCGGGAGCCTTCCTCGACGTATCCGCGTTTTTTGAGGTGAAGATGAGCCTGCGCACCATCCGGCAAGCGCTGGTTTTCTTCACCCAGGCTCCCGCGGACCAGTACCCGACGCTGCGTCTGCTGGGCATTGGTGTGCAAGTGGACCGCAACCTGATGGCCGCACTGGACAAGGTGGTGGACGACGAGGGCCAGGTGCGCGACGACGCTTCGCCGCTGCTGCGCCAGCTGCGCCAGGAGCTGATTGTGCGCCAGGGCCAGCTGCGCCGCCAGCTGGCGGGCATCCTGCGCCACGCCATCACCGAGGGCTGGGTGCCGGCCGGGGCCGAGCCCACCATCCGGGGCGGGCGGCTGGTACTGCCGGTCACTGCCGAGCACAAGCGCCGGGTGAAGGGCCTGATCCACGACGAGTCGGCCACGGGCCAAACGGTGTACATCGAGCCGGCCGCCGTGTTCGAGTTGAACAACGACATCAAGGACCTCGAAAATGCCTACCAGCGCGAACTAGTGCGCATTCTGATGGCCCTCACCGACCAACTACGGCCCCACCTGCCCGACTTGCGTCGCGCTTACCAGTACCTGGGCCTGCTCGATTTCATCCGCGCCAAAGCCCGCCTCGCGGTGGAGCTGAATGGCCAACTGCCCCGCCTCGACCCTAAGCCGCTGCTGCGCTGGAAGCGTGTGCGCCACCCACTGCTCACGCTGGCTTACGCCGAGCACAAGCGCCTAACCGGCGAAGTTCGCGAGGTGGTACCGCTCGATTTGGAACTGAACTACGAGCAGCGGATGCTGGTGATTTCGGGGCCCAACGCCGGCGGTAAGTCGGTAACGTTGAAGACGGTGGGCCTGGTGCAGTACATGCTGCAACTGGGCCTGCTCATCCCGTGCGGCGACGAATCGGAGGCCGGCGTGTTCGAGGATATTTTCCTGGATATCGGCGACGAGCAGAGCCTGGAAAACGACCTTTCGACCTACTCTTCGCACCTGCTGGCCATGAAGCAGTTCCTGCTGCTGGCGGGTAAGAAAAGCATGGTGCTGATTGACGAATTCGGCACCGGCACCGAGCCCAGCCTGGGCGGGGCCATTGCCGAAGCCGTGCTGGAACAGTTCAGCCGGGCGCGCACGTTTGGGGTCATTACCACGCACTACACCAACCTCAAGAACTTTGCCGAGCGCACGCCGGGCTTCGTGAACGGGGCCATGCGCTACGACCCCGAGCGTTTGCAGCCGTTGTACCGCCTCGAAGTGGGCAAGCCGGGCTCAAGCTTCGCCATCGAAATTGCCCGCAAAATTGGCTTGCCCAAGGACCTGGTGGAGCGCGCCTCGCAGCTCGTGGGCAAGGATAAAATCCGCTACGACCAGCTCTTAGAGGGCCTAGAGCAGGAGAAGACCGAACTGGAACGCCACACCGCCGAAGCCGCCAAGCAGGAGCGCCGCCTCAAAAAAGCCGCCCAGGAATACGCCGACCTCAAGCAGCACATCGAAGACACGCGCCTCGAAACCCTGCGCGCGGCCAAGCAAGAAGCCAAGGCCCTGCTGCGCGACACCAACCAGCAGATTGAGGCCACGATTGGCGAAATCCGCCGGGGCCAGGCCGACAAGGAAATTAACAAGCTGGCCCGCGAAAAGCTGGATAATTTTGTACGGAAAGAGCTGCATATCGAGCCGCCCAAAGCCCGCGCCACCCGCGAGCTGGCCACCGCCGGCGGCCTCCAACCCGGCGACAAAGTAGCCCTGCTGGGCCAGGACGGCTACGGCGAGCTGGTGGGCGTGAAGGGCAAAACCGCCGAAGTGATGTTCGGGGGCCTCAAAACGCTGGTGAAGGTGAGCCAGCTCGAAAAGCTGGGCCGCGCCGAAATCCGCGACCGGGAGCAGGCCGCCAAGGCCAAAACCTCGCGCCTCAGCGGCGGGGGCCCCAGCGGCAACGGCATCAACATCACCGACCGCATGGCCGGCTTCAGTCCCACGCTGGACCTGCGCGGCGAGCGGGCCGAAGAAGCCCTCACCAAAACCATGAGCTTTGTGGACGACGCCGTGATGCTGGGGATGCCGGAAGTGAAATTCGTGCACGGCCGTGGCAACGGCGTGCTCCGCCAAGTGGTGCGCGACTACCTCCGCTCCGTCAAGGCCGTGGCCAGCGTGGCCGATGAGCACGCCGACCGCGGCGGCGACGGCGTGACGCTGGCCGTGCTCAAATAA
- a CDS encoding TIGR02757 family protein gives MKNLAHLRHQLDAQYDRYNRPEFIKNDPIQIPHRFTQRQDVEISALFAALLAWGQRPTIINKCNELLRRMDDVPYQFVTQHQDEDLKKLLGFCHRTFCDTDLLYFVHFLRDWYGQHDTLETAFLVGATQRERLMNFHHRFFSLPDAPARTRKHVATPARKSACKRVNMYLRWLVRRDDRGVDFGLWTRLSPADLIMPIDLHVERQARPLGLLTRKLVDWEAAEELTANLRELDPLDPVKYDFALFGAGVDRG, from the coding sequence GTGAAAAACCTGGCCCACTTGCGGCACCAGCTTGATGCCCAGTACGACCGCTACAACCGGCCGGAATTTATTAAAAACGACCCGATTCAGATTCCGCACCGCTTCACCCAGCGGCAGGACGTGGAAATCTCGGCTTTGTTTGCCGCATTACTGGCCTGGGGTCAGCGGCCCACCATCATCAACAAGTGCAACGAGCTGCTGCGCCGCATGGACGACGTGCCCTACCAGTTCGTTACCCAGCACCAGGACGAGGACCTGAAAAAGCTGCTTGGCTTCTGCCACCGCACGTTCTGCGACACTGATTTGCTGTATTTCGTGCATTTCCTGCGCGATTGGTACGGCCAGCACGACACGTTGGAGACGGCGTTTCTCGTCGGCGCCACCCAGCGCGAGCGGCTGATGAACTTCCACCACCGCTTCTTCAGCCTGCCCGATGCCCCGGCGCGCACCCGCAAGCACGTGGCCACGCCGGCCCGCAAGTCGGCCTGCAAGCGCGTGAATATGTACCTGCGCTGGCTGGTACGCCGCGACGACCGCGGCGTTGATTTTGGCCTCTGGACCCGCCTCTCGCCCGCCGACCTCATCATGCCCATCGACCTGCACGTGGAGCGCCAGGCCCGCCCCCTGGGCCTGCTCACCCGCAAGCTCGTGGACTGGGAAGCCGCCGAAGAACTCACCGCGAACCTGCGCGAGTTGGACCCGCTGGACCCGGTGAAGTACGATTTTGCGCTATTTGGGGCCGGTGTTGACCGGGGGTAG
- a CDS encoding LysM peptidoglycan-binding domain-containing protein, producing the protein MTGFFLLLAATLHGPGAPAPVRALAPADSIGVEMRGGQRFVRHRVGAGETLSALSRRYHVSVAQLTAANPQVANGLGIGQVVLVPRPLAPSAAAASAALATAGAAKTGGTAALPASGRYTVARGETLFAIARRFQLTPDELIKRNSLPANGRVRVGQQLLLGAPAAAAAAPTLAKTPAPTPAPAMPPVPDKPAQVATVTPATPAEKETAKEADRPAERAPTRASELAGRVTDSGMAAGIDNNGTDKYLALHKTAPVGTIMQVRNAMNGQSVYVRVIGKLPDTGENNNILVRLSPRAVQKLGTTDQRFRVETSYVP; encoded by the coding sequence ATGACTGGATTCTTTTTGCTGCTTGCGGCTACTTTGCACGGGCCCGGGGCCCCGGCGCCCGTGCGGGCCCTGGCCCCGGCCGATTCTATTGGCGTGGAAATGCGCGGTGGCCAGCGCTTTGTGCGCCACCGCGTGGGGGCCGGCGAAACCCTCTCCGCCCTGTCGCGCCGCTACCACGTGAGCGTGGCCCAGCTCACCGCCGCCAACCCGCAGGTGGCCAACGGCCTGGGCATCGGGCAGGTGGTGTTGGTGCCGCGGCCGCTGGCGCCCAGCGCCGCCGCGGCCAGCGCGGCACTGGCGACTGCTGGCGCGGCCAAAACGGGGGGCACGGCCGCCCTGCCCGCATCGGGCCGCTACACCGTGGCCCGGGGCGAAACGCTGTTCGCCATCGCCCGCCGCTTCCAGCTTACGCCCGACGAGCTGATCAAGCGCAACAGCCTGCCTGCCAACGGCCGGGTGCGCGTGGGCCAGCAGCTGCTGCTGGGGGCCCCGGCCGCCGCTGCGGCCGCCCCAACCTTGGCCAAAACGCCCGCGCCCACCCCCGCGCCTGCCATGCCTCCCGTGCCCGACAAGCCCGCCCAGGTGGCCACCGTGACGCCGGCCACGCCGGCCGAGAAGGAAACGGCCAAGGAAGCTGACCGCCCCGCCGAGCGGGCCCCCACCCGGGCCAGCGAGCTGGCGGGCCGCGTGACGGATAGCGGCATGGCCGCCGGCATCGACAACAACGGCACCGATAAGTACCTGGCCCTGCACAAAACGGCCCCCGTGGGCACCATCATGCAGGTGCGGAATGCTATGAACGGGCAGTCGGTGTACGTGCGCGTCATCGGCAAGCTGCCCGACACCGGCGAGAACAACAACATTCTGGTGCGCCTCTCGCCCCGGGCTGTGCAGAAGCTGGGCACTACTGACCAGCGCTTCCGCGTGGAAACCAGTTACGTCCCGTAG